One Anguilla rostrata isolate EN2019 chromosome 15, ASM1855537v3, whole genome shotgun sequence genomic window, tgcgtttccaccgcggtctaaagtcccgcgaagattaggcaaattagcccactgacgtatgaaaaagcgacgttgtcgtcggtccatctgtcatatgatttcttctgtaaccccatactaccaccgaagtagcctacattattttctaataaccgggacagcccggaggggtttattccacttatatacaacgggctaccaacaatgactgtatatgtgCAAGTCTTCTAGAGCAGTACTAAGCCTCGCGAACGAGAACCACCAGCCATCCTCACCTGGGAAACTAACCCGACGCAGATCAGACATGAGAGGCCCTAGTCACGATAGCTGTGATGATCAATTGTGTCTTGCATCACAGAATGAGGTAAAGCAAGACAGCCTTGGCCATTCTACAGTTTAAACTGCCCTGTTGATAtagcccccgccccacccccccacccccccaacccccagccaCCACACACTTCCACTCCAACGCTATTTCTAACAGCAGGCACCTCATCCATCTCCCCCTCTCGTCCATGCCCAACTGGCTGGAAAAAGTTGAAtaaacaaagtgtataatctgAGTTCAAAGAGTGAATTCACTGCTGAGCCTTCCAAGAAATCTTCATGTACTCTCTGCGTTTTCAGCTTTGACTGGAAGTGTGCTGAAGGCGTTTGTGTTCTCTCAGTGTTAGCTCATGTCTCACGTTCCACTtgatctttttcttcttttcgtTTGGGCGTTGGTTACTTCCTTGCTGTCTCTTGTTCGCAGGTTGAATGGAAGagaaaaatgccatttttccCTGAAGGGACTTCGGTTATGGCATCAGTATCAGTAATAAAATTGTGCAACACATACATTAAAGCGCACAAAAGGTTTCATTCCACTGACGTGCATAAGACACAAACAGAGAACACATTCGGATCGGTGTGTATCCCAGCCTGTGCCCCAGCCTTTTCTGTGTGTAGAGAAATGTAGGAATTTTACGGTTCTTTGGTAGACCTAGAGCACCAGTTACATAAAAAGTAGACTATTAACATGGTCATTAGAGAtgtttcattaaacaaaaatgtaattgatgatgatttttgttttgagctTATTAAGTGGGCAAATGATTAACTTTAAGTTAATTCTGTGTAATAGAACGGTGTGTTATAACACAATACTGATGCatggtttctctctgtttccctcagTGCACTACTTAATAATATTTGTTCCAATGCATttatgtctttttgtttttgtttaaacccCTGTAGATGAGGAAGAAgtccctcaccctctcatcaacccccccccccaacccgtcCCCCGTCCTCACCGTATCCACTCCAGCCAGGAGCATCTCTGTCATGTTGGCATAGATCTCCTCCAAAGTCAAATCCTTGGTTGCCAAAAGGTAGGTCAGCAGCCCACCCTTCACTTCCTGCCCAGCAGCCAGCTGAGCCTGAATCTCTGACAACTTCCTGTCCACATGGACCTGACCTGTGGACAGACAGAACGGAGGCCCCACTCTTACCGTTATGCCAAATACTCCTAAACACAGGTGTGTCAAGGTGCTCCTGCCTACCCTGATGCTGGAGACTCACACAGATGCATGATGGTTACACTGATTCGACATTCTATGTATATGGAGAAATTAATTGGGCTTTTGTTGATGACATGAGTTAATTTTAATTGGTCTAGATTTCAGGGGTCGGTTTGACACAAGCCCTACCTTCCCTCTCTGGGTACCCACCCCAAAACTATACACAAGCCCTCCTCCACTTTGTGAGTACACACCTCCCCTCTTTGAGTCCCAACCACCAAACTACACAcaagccccccccgccccctcccttcccccaccctTCTATGGGTACCCACCccctaaaacaaacaaaggttCCCCCCCAGCCCATAATACTGCTCACTGAATTTGAAGAGGCCGTCCCAGGAGTGGCAGAAATCTCTCCAGGGTTTGGGGATGAGCGGGCGCAGCCATTTGGGAATGGCCCCGGCGTACATGGAGGTCTTGAAGGAGCTGAACATGAGGTGCACGGCAGCGATGTACTCCTGACTGAGCCGGGGGATCTGCTCCTCCAGGCAGCCCAGCCGCCGCTCGTACAGGATCACGGATATGCCTGCAGCCCCAAAACCAACGTCTGTTAGCATTCCCGgacggacggagtgtggcacagtgggtaaggaactgcgcttgtaaccgaaaggtcgcaggttcgattcccgggtaaggacactgccgttgtacccttgagcaaggtacttaacctgcattgcttcagtatatatccagctgtataaatggatacaatgtaaagtgctatgtaaaaagttgtgtaagtcgctctggataagagcgtctgctaaatgcctgtaatgtaatgtaatgtaattcccaTCGCCGACATCGCGGACTTCAGTTCAGTCACTGCTCTGGACTCTAGGTACCAAGCTAACCTGACAGGATGCAATGGCTGCACTTCTGCCGACCCTAACGGTTGCCTACTTTCGTCACTTTGAAGAAACTATGAACTCCTCCTCATCTTCTGGTGATTGtcttttcacttcattttttacTAGCATTCTCTTTATAAGTGTTAAGCCTTTGCGATTCCTTTTtgaataacttttattttgcataAGGTTGTACGACTTCAATCAGGTCTCTAAATTCCTCCTATTATTTATGATCAAAGTTCATAATTGTACCCCTTTATTGGTATCCCTAATTTTTTGTTGGTAATTTATGAGACTAATTCCGAATCGAAACTCTCCCTATAACACCCGCAGTATAGAAGTGCTGTTAACTTACACGGCTGACATTCCTTACGTACAATCTGTCTAAAACCAAGCCCACCTTGTGCTAGCTAGCTGGGGTGTGTAGCCTAGCCTCACACTGGTGGAACACACGCGTTATGATAGCCGTGCGTCCCAAAAAACCAGGCCAGCGgcggctccctctctccccgcccgTGCGTCCCTCACCCTCCATGGCGTAGTTGAAGAAGAGGTCGTTGACGTTGAGCACGGTGAGGCCGTCGGGCTGCTGGCCGCGCAGCGCTCGGACCCGGGCCAGCAGGTCGGCCACCACGCCGTTGATGTCGTCGGAGAAGACGGCGACGTCGCGCGGCCGCATGATCAGCTGCCTCAGCACGCTCCGCATCTTCAGCCAATCCTCGCCTTCCCTTCGGCGCGGGAAAAAGCAACGCCCATCAGGCACCCGCCAATGAAACGACTTTCAGTCGACTCCCAGGGTCAACACTGCCAACCTACCTTAAGtgtcatttttctattttgatCTAGCGCTTGATTTATTTCCTGAATTTCAAAACGTTTTTTCGCTGGTTTTGGCCGGGTACAAGAATCACACAGACACCTTTAAGCACCCATGCCACcaacagtgccttcagaaagcatGCACCCCTACCCTACATCGCTACAGTAAAACTCAGACCCCCATACCCCCCAAGCCTGTAGTCCCTGGCAAAGTCCATCCCTCAAACCACCAGGGAGCCTTTGAGTTTACCCAGAGAATAATATCGCTGTTTTGGTTTCTCTCCGTCTGCGTTCTGGGGACAGGGGAAAGCTTTTCCTGAAAACTTTTGGGGTTTTTGCGCTTAATAGAtctggaaaacttttttttttttttgttcagtaacAATGTAAgtggaataaaatgaaatgtaagtctttgtttgttttgtacagaCAGTTCTCAGAAGCCACCAATCGAGCCCTGAGATGTTCAGGTGAACGGAAGCAGATGGGGGTCAAAGGTGAAACACACTCACGCGGAAATGAGGCCCGTGGCACGCCCCCTTTTGTCACGGTACTCCTGCCATGACTCCATGTTGGCACGCTGAGGGGCCACGCCCTCCGCCCTTAGAACCTCAGCTATCATATCCCTGTCGGCGATGGACACGACCAGCTGCGGACCGAACCGCGACTTGAAGATTCTTCCGTACTTCTGACTGTGCTGCAGCTGCAAAGAGGAGGCACTGAGATTAATACTGGGGGCACAACATTTTGTCTGTTAACGCAAAAAGGCTCAACGATGTGACCGTTAACACCGATGCTGAATACAGTGTGTCCACTGACACCAGAAGGTGAACCCTCGTAGATGGTGTCATAGTCATGGGTGCGAGTCATGGCTGGGGTTTGTCCTTAGCTGACTAAGGAGTCTGCAGTGGTGGAACACTACTGGGCTGAACCCAGGGCTATTGTGGGTTAATACGTCAACGAGGCTCCCCTGAGGTGTGGGTTACTGCATTTGTGCGTCCCAACAACACACTCCAGCGTCCGCACTCTCCAAAGAAAGGGTTTCAGAGGTtcttctgtgtctccatagagaaGCCCTTTCTGGTGCTGGGGTTCTCTGGTGGGCAAAATGATTTGATCTGGGGatctttcacacttttcacacctaccatagagggttccactatggagacaagccaaagaagCCTTTTTTTCAGGGAGAGCTGCAGGCTACCAGCTGTCATTACTGACAAATATGCCTCTCCCCTAATTGCATGTAAAGAgtgttatggttatggttatggtaTTCTGGCTGGAACacaagaaagttttttttgcaatttcatTTCTTGTTGCAGTGCTGTTGGTGGATTCAGTAACTTCTGAACTTGTGATACTGTGCAGGAAGCAGAatatactactactaatactactaccactactactaatactaatcctaatactaatactactactaatactactactactactaataataataatattttaatggaaGATAAAAAACACGGCAATTCATTTAGACTGAATGCAGCCGCCCATATTTGAACAATGCTGTCACAGCTGCGAGTGATTTGATCTGCAGTATTTAGGGGTCTGCATTCAAGCCTCTTGTCAACTGGGTGGCTCAAGATGCACACAAAGGACGCTCTGTGTACCCATATTTCCTCTTGGCACTCATAAACGGCCACACCCATCCATCCCCCGTCCCCATGTGACATGGACGGGCTGCTTTGAAACCGTACCTTCTTGCAAAGAGCACTGGCAGGAGccatcacagagagagaaagaaagagagagacaagcagGCACTGTGCAGTGGGGAcaatgtgtctgcatgtgaatAAACACTGTGCAATTTGATCTCTCTCAGCGTGGCAAGTAAATTCAACGGATGCCAAACCTCAGTTTCTTTGAGATGCAAAatgcgtttgtgttttttgtagttTAGCTTCGCAATAAAACCATGGACGCCAAGAGCTTCCAGGTTTGTGGCAACATTTTCTAGGAATCTCAAACCAATTTAAAGCAGTAGTACTGAAGCACAATTTATAGAATTAGGTTATATGCCAGGGAAAAACGACAGAATCGCATTCCATTGGTGCATTTCCTCGAGCTCACGAGGATGTTCGCTCCTAACAACCAAGAGTAAGCATATTATTTCGCTGATATGCCGCAAGGGGCCAAAAACGTGACCGAAGAGCGAAAACATACCTTAAGCAGTTCAAACAGCGGCCCAGAAGCATCTCATTTCAATGGCTAGCATGTTTGCGATGTGTGAATGTGCCGAAAGTGATGTTGGCACACCAGTGGTCAATCAGAAAGACTGTGTACAAAATTTAGGAACACCACccagaatacatttttcaaaatgtgctgGCATCTCTTCGATTTTCACATATGTGAACCTACCTTATGATTGTTTGTaacccaaaaatacatttattatatatatctTTTTGAATTGAAACAGTTGGGCCGCCTTCTGAAATGTATGCTTACGGTTTTATAGATATTGTGTCACTGCTATTCCCCCTACGGCGGTGTATAAAGTATAGACCAAAGCTGACAAGAGAAAGTTAAAAATCCATAAATTCCATAGAACCAGTACATGGCCTGACGCATTAGCTGTTACACTAGAGGTTTAAAGGCGcgattttctatttttctttggAATAATCTTGTGTAGCCTAGCCGACGAACAATAGCCTACATGAGCTAaacattattcataataataacaacaacaataataataataataatagacatGTACTACGTATGTTTTTTTTCGGGGCGGAAATCTGAAGGTCTTTGATGTTTGTATAGACACGAAAGCGTGGATTTAAATTACTATATGGTCAGAGTTCGTTTCAATTGAATTCGTTTCTAATTTAGTAGCCTACACGTATAAAGAAGTTAACCTAGGGAGTTTCACCTCGTTTGCCTTTTCCCCTAGTTTGCTTTATAACATTATGTTCTTACATTTGAATTGATGGAGAATTGTTCACAGCGATTTCTGCTACGTTAATCCTGACAAACAGACCACATTCgtaatttacagtttttttgggAGATGACCTATTTCGAATGAGCAAAGGTTTTACACGACAATCTAAATATTGttgcactttctttttcttccattgGCAACCCCCTGCAAAGTACTCAAATTTCTCTTGTGGGGTAGGGGTAGAGGGCAATTATGCAACTCAAACTTGAGCACGCGCCTTTTTCAAAGACCTAAGCGCCCAGGGCTCGGGCTCAATACACGTCGCCACCTCCGTCTGTACGATACATTCTGTTCAGTGACATTATGCTAGAAGGAAGTACGaggaataaaatatttcattgacGTCTTTAGGCACGCGCAAGCCCGTGTCTCATGTACGGATGTCATGTACCTCTATTTGCAATTAGAATCGCGCACGGAAAAAGGCGCGTGCTCAAGTTTGAGTTGCATAATTGACCTCTACCCCTACCCCACAAGAGAAATTTGAGTACTTTGCAGGGGGTTGCcaatggaagaaaaagaaagtgcaaCAATATTTAGATTGTCGTGTAAAACCTTTGCTCATTCGAAATAGGTCATCTcccaaaaaaactgtaaattacGAACGTGGTCTGTTTGTCAGGATTAACGTAGCAGAAATCGCTGTGAACAATTCTCCATCAATGAAACAATTCTGTAAATGTAAGTTGGCAACAaagtgcgcgcacgtgtgtagTATGGATGTGTCCCTAAATGCACTCTTTAGTGTAGTTTTGCTATGTTAGCTGTCCACAATGTAAACCAGACCTACCTGTATTTCGTGGATTCGACTGAAACCGTCTCTATAAAAGAACTCAATAATATTACTGACAGTGCTTGGTCCTGGCATATCTTTCAGTGTCTTTACTGGAGTGTCTTGTCCGACTGCTGCTGTCGAAGGAATACAGTTTCCGGGCAGCACATTTTCCTCAACTGTTGGTGGAGACTGGCTTGCAGAGTGTTGGTGGAAACCGAGAGCGCAGAGCAGAGAGTGTCTGTTCTCCGCCTTGCCTGGGGGTCTCCTGAGGTAAAGATGCCGCATTTGCTTCAGAAGTGCCATTCTATATCCTGTCTCAGCTGTCTATGACAGAGTGCAGATCAATGTTCTACGAAAACCAAAATTCGTTTGTCCCGATCGGTTCCGACTACTTCACAGTTGCCCACGAGTGTCTGCGCGCGATCTGCTCATCCTCGAAGCAATTGCTGAAGATGGCTGAGCTGCGTTCCCTCCGATGCATTTAAAGCCAGACTTTTCAGGAGGTGACGGAATGGAGAGAGGTGGGATGGTCTGGCGGTTTGGAAAGACTTCAAATCTGTCTCATAACATAGAATCAAAGCGCTGCCAAGTTCGCAGTTATACCACAACACAGCAAATGAGAAATGTGAGAGTGCAATGTGTTCAGGGGGGCACTAATGTCTTAAAGCATCAAATGAGAGTGATAACCCCCGCGCTTTCACAAGCTATtcgcaaaaaagaaataaataaataaataaataaataaataaggaagaaATTTATAGCACGATTTAGGAAAAGCTTGATACTagacttttcattttctgaccTCATACCATTCATAGTACACTGAAACAAAATCGTATTTGCAATGTTCCACATGCATTACAAACAATGGCAGTTGGGTAGATAGCaggaaaagaatgaaataatatGGACATTTATGATTATCTGTTATAACGAACTCTTATATTCCTCTTATATTCATATGTATTGCGTAATGAGGTTTTATTGGATTTCTGCATTTCAATTAATGGGCAagttactgtacatacatagcCTATATTATGGAAGCAAGGTTTATTGAATAATTCCAGTTGGCGGCAGTGTTGTTCAGGAGCGTTTTGATTAGCCTGTTAGCGcagatatttaattatttctgatttgGGCAATGACTGTAagtgtagtgtaggtttcaaaaatgatacaaaTCATGAAGTAGTTATAACCTGCAATCTGTTACTATGGTAGTCATAGGCATGCAAGCCTATCTCGATGGTTTTTTTGCCTGTCAGAGGTTATAACAAGGAAAATGAACCAAAGGCGTGTGAGTTACGCGTTGATAATAGACGTGctgcaataaagaaaataataataataatataataaactttatttgtatagcacttttcagaaacaaagttacaaagtgctttacacacataaaaagaaataaaataatacaagatgTAGACGACAGCTTAAgggacacattaaaacaaattatatgaataaattaacatgAAGATAGGAGCAGCATGAAAGAGGGCCAAACAGAGGAACATATACAGATACAAGATTAAAAGAATATAGTAAATAAcaggatgttaaaaaaaatatataaataagagTAGAACAAGTATTAAGAGgctaaaacattaaaagcaactTTGTAAAAAATATGTTCTCTGTGGCTGCGCAGCGAATTAGAAAAGAACAGGAAACACAGGTTACATTTGCAATATCACACGAAAGATGATCCGCTGTAGCCTACTAAATAATAGCTTTATTCAAAAATACGC contains:
- the LOC135241028 gene encoding cytochrome P450 27C1, whose product is MALLKQMRHLYLRRPPGKAENRHSLLCALGFHQHSASQSPPTVEENVLPGNCIPSTAAVGQDTPVKTLKDMPGPSTVSNIIEFFYRDGFSRIHEIQLQHSQKYGRIFKSRFGPQLVVSIADRDMIAEVLRAEGVAPQRANMESWQEYRDKRGRATGLISAEGEDWLKMRSVLRQLIMRPRDVAVFSDDINGVVADLLARVRALRGQQPDGLTVLNVNDLFFNYAMEGISVILYERRLGCLEEQIPRLSQEYIAAVHLMFSSFKTSMYAGAIPKWLRPLIPKPWRDFCHSWDGLFKFSQVHVDRKLSEIQAQLAAGQEVKGGLLTYLLATKDLTLEEIYANMTEMLLAGVDTTSFTLAWSTYLLALHPQVQQQIYEEVVRTLGPDKVPVSEDIPSLPLIRGLVKETLRLFPVLPGNGRITQTDLVVGGYLIPAGTQLALCHYSTSMDEDTFPGATQFQPQRWVRRDPTDHVDNFGSIPFGHGIRSCVGRRIAELEMHLALTQLIQKFRIQVSPLTQEVHAKTHGLLTPGGPINVQFVDRQ